Proteins encoded within one genomic window of candidate division WOR-3 bacterium:
- a CDS encoding sigma-54-dependent Fis family transcriptional regulator, which yields MLERKALETLYQIIAQLNSLQDYKEVLENTLQIIMKELNAERGVIVLKEKEEFVPMVFSGDASEISHSVIKEVLEKKEPILLHSALDSEKFSAKESVISYGIKSVMCVPLISKDKLLGALYLDSHSQKGIFSESDLEFLIAYANQASLVIENAYLREMLLKENVYLKTELSEKYYFENIIGQSKKMQEVFTIMRKVLNSSLPVLIIGETGTGKELVARSLHYSSQRKNKKFVPIYCGGLPETLLESELFGYKRGAFTGALYDKKGLIEEADGGTLFLDEVADIPLSIQAKLLRFLQEGKFRRIGETEERYVDCRIIAATNKNLEEEIKKGNFREDLYYRLNVIRINLPPLREREEDIIILSNYFLKKFSEKENKKIKGFSKEVIEFLRNYNWPGNVRELENKIARAVALCEREIININDLIEEKEREKEELFKIKRLDDYLKEKEREYLKKVLEIYKNRSEAAKILGISRRTLYNRLKELGLE from the coding sequence ATGCTGGAAAGAAAAGCCTTAGAGACCCTTTATCAGATTATTGCCCAATTAAATTCCTTACAAGATTATAAAGAGGTATTAGAGAATACTTTGCAAATTATAATGAAGGAATTGAATGCCGAAAGAGGGGTAATTGTTTTAAAAGAAAAGGAAGAATTTGTGCCAATGGTATTTAGTGGCGATGCTTCTGAAATTTCCCACAGTGTCATCAAAGAAGTATTGGAAAAGAAAGAACCAATTTTATTACATAGCGCCTTAGATTCCGAGAAATTTAGTGCGAAAGAGAGTGTTATCTCTTATGGAATTAAGTCAGTAATGTGTGTCCCTTTAATTTCTAAAGATAAATTGTTAGGTGCCTTATATCTTGATTCTCATAGCCAAAAAGGAATATTTTCGGAAAGTGATTTGGAGTTTTTGATTGCCTATGCTAATCAGGCAAGTTTGGTAATTGAAAACGCCTATTTAAGAGAGATGTTATTAAAAGAGAATGTCTATTTGAAAACCGAACTTTCCGAAAAATATTATTTTGAAAATATTATTGGTCAATCAAAAAAGATGCAAGAAGTATTTACCATAATGAGAAAGGTTTTAAACTCTTCTTTACCAGTTTTAATTATTGGTGAAACGGGTACCGGAAAAGAATTGGTCGCAAGAAGTTTACATTATTCTTCTCAAAGAAAAAATAAAAAATTTGTTCCAATTTATTGCGGTGGTTTGCCGGAAACTTTATTAGAATCAGAACTTTTTGGTTATAAAAGAGGTGCTTTTACCGGTGCCTTGTATGATAAAAAGGGATTGATTGAAGAGGCGGATGGTGGCACATTATTTTTAGATGAGGTTGCTGATATTCCTTTATCCATTCAAGCAAAATTATTAAGATTTTTACAAGAAGGAAAATTCCGAAGAATTGGCGAAACCGAAGAGCGATATGTTGACTGCCGAATAATTGCGGCAACTAATAAAAATTTAGAAGAGGAGATAAAAAAGGGAAATTTCCGCGAAGATTTATATTACCGATTAAATGTTATTAGAATTAATTTGCCACCTTTAAGAGAAAGAGAGGAAGATATTATTATTTTAAGCAATTATTTCTTAAAGAAATTTTCCGAAAAGGAGAATAAAAAAATAAAAGGTTTCTCAAAAGAGGTAATTGAATTTTTAAGAAATTATAACTGGCCAGGAAATGTGAGGGAATTGGAAAATAAGATCGCCCGCGCAGTTGCTTTATGTGAGAGGGAAATTATTAATATAAATGATTTAATTGAAGAAAAAGAAAGGGAAAAAGAAGAACTTTTTAAGATTAAAAGATTGGACGATTATCTAAAAGAAAAGGAAAGGGAATATTTGAAAAAAGTTTTAGAGATATATAAAAATAGAAGTGAAGCAGCAAAGATTTTAGGAATCTCAAGAAGAACTTTATATAATAGATTAAAGGAATTGGGATTGGAATGA